In a single window of the Clarias gariepinus isolate MV-2021 ecotype Netherlands chromosome 16, CGAR_prim_01v2, whole genome shotgun sequence genome:
- the setd1a gene encoding histone-lysine N-methyltransferase SETD1A, which produces MDPDSGADTQRTLSLQWKSYKLLQDPAIRRVAQKIYRYDGIHFSVPDSGFPPVGELRDPRPRRIWSRHTEMTLPLPKFKLDEYYVGPIPLKEVTFARLNDNIKEPFLLEMCNKFGEVEEMEILFHPKTRKHLGLARVLFTSTRGAKDTVKHLHNTSVMGNIVHAQLDIKGQQRMKYYDLIVSGSYTPQTVPTGGKALSEKFQPPAPAQPDTSSDIRRKLSTDQMPVPPLGSTTPCSVDTGFPEQRLDTPPPALGGTYTPGSSCSSQGGGTPYTSRSGTPFSQDSGYSGGRHGAYGSGFPAQDMIPSSSCSSSAVSSSSGFKPRYYDEPHGVPPQDPTAYQRGRPGFPPPPPVPCYPPYHNAGAAGTHMPPHPHMPPSGSLYESPPVAERERDRERDRDRGQRDRDRERDRDSGARYGASRRSSYHHQQDANSSSKSSYHSHHSHREERDSRSYRRDNSASREHGRHRNHHHSHNHHGRRRDSRDREGGDYPNSSDPRYRGHTNSSHRSSNSMSPPPASYGAYNPAKELPTHDAPSSSRLEPSPPFRSGDRASASSDNDYRSHHAPLHPPPPPPPPPLPPASVIAAAVAETLSSLDFGQESPVREEQWSKPKRRPSTPPQPPRTPPPSSPPHASVPSSSTSPSSTSLPHHHPSSTASLSPPDALRDSSSPEPDSTNESLPFVHHCSSLDSRIEMLLKEQKSKFSFLASDDEDEEKKDEGAQGGSRKPREEGGDREMDGGQQRRIDRRSRVRKQTAPPGAGEARKSPTDMTSFAASVSLSETVQVQQVLVHEEHLASDTQKVTGAHTPPTYNGEQPPSPHSSGEDMEISDEDDGGGGGIATVTQHHASSSSSPAPSSQSALPSQGAEPSSGSPPDSTQHFGASMALPHMPSYPPHLPPPPPPGFSLQPPPPPPGVPPPMPHMELHPEYPMAPHLYDYANSVELMSQYAGTSFQMQAHMLSRLHQLREKHTPGSEYPPSYHLHSLPPPPHAPHPHHSYMDQDGAAGNHYDQDHRYMPPHLPAYSYPDPHASQLPPHHPHAMPPPTHSPWPPHVIPQHYPSHYPPPTYGAVPGVDGEQYPMPMMVQNPHEATVQLVLSALIDEMKNIMQRDLNRKMVENVAFGTFDEWWERKERKAKPFQTAMRAVSVVRDEEKKEKTTTTTTSSRPREPLMSLVDWAKSGGMEGFSLRGALRLPSFKVKRKEPQELEEDESLKRVRPSTPPDEEDEDLYQGKVSDSTSRPEVTRAAERDAGQRRKRPKRRKPYDLDSEGEETSDESSSEKEEDEDDSEKDESEDEALSADSDDESLSSSSDSLSSSSSSSSSSSSSDEEDEEELEPADESEALDTMDESTMDSVATEKEKEKASVGETPAAAVAMEGDAEVKTEIKTAPASSGDHRPPSPSCPRPSSPILPPLKKRRKTVSFSMEESETKPSVHVPAAPLSPSSTSSTASPSLLLSPVKSLPPDQLISSSPTTAALTPSAKPAPMLRPFASRPTKATPPSASPTLVLTVPPPVRSLRPEEPRKRSPSPQTTPVKSPSRRGKESPRTPPTPVCLTVQNLPLDHASLVRVAYEEPAPIPTTPNQKGRPRGRPRTVSSSAPSTPSLLEEDEYDDDEDELLEQRLKLREQLGASSLLQLASAPTPDLSVLAHVAAEMDMDDAVDSEETETSDEAEEHKLDVEDTQTLLLDPVGMLVLQEHNYSKSTALHVPPVSPAFAAGDKKRTKPDAAVLLPTDFNQHCVQEAPEEIIGDARADTPELYGMGLIGDEAGDSAEARTFSPASKRRGSFKREESVEKGKNKKRTKKDKENVELHPPKKQKQEHGRKQKKGKLEDFAMEEDVDVEQLEMADLSSTTSDTADSDFGVEERLGFEREEVRKSERLFLQEAGVTPSTQRKTDLSPPTLPPYLYSYKQRSEFEQMTILYDIWNTGLDQEDMRLLKVTYEKLLQDDHNTDWLNDTHWVPHTITNIPNPRRKKKAPGGQLRQHVTGSARSEGYYAISRKEKDVYLDLDLPEAMQEAADYDVSGSNRVLSERRSEQRRLLSAIGTPAVMDSDLLKLNQLKFRKKKLRFGRSRIHEWGLFAMEPIAADEMVIEYVGQKIRQMVADNREKRYAQEGIGSSYLFRVDHDTIIDATKCGNLARFINHCCTPNCYAKVITIESQKKIVIYSKQAIAVNEEITYDYKFPIEENKIPCLCGTENCRGTLN; this is translated from the exons ATGGATCCAGACAGCGGGGCGGACACCCAGCGAACTCTCAGCCTGCAATGGAAGAGCTACAAACTCCTCCAGGACCCGGCCATCCGCAGGGTTGCTCAGAAAATTTACAGATACGATGGGATTCACTTCAGCGTCCCG GACTCAGGGTTTCCTCCTGTGGGGGAGTTACGTGACCCCCGACCTCGGCGAATCTGGTCCAGACACACGGAGATGACACTTCCTCTGCCCAAATTTAAG CTGGACGAGTACTACGTGGGTCCCATCCCGCTCAAAGAAGTGACGTTTGCTCGCCTGAACGACAACATCAAAGAGCCCTTCCTGTTAGAGATGTGCAATAAATTTGGTGAGGTGGAGGAAATGGAGATTCTGTTCCACCCCAAGACACGGAAGCACTTGGGTTTGGCGCGCGTCCTCTTCACCAGCACCAGAGGGGCCAAAGACACGGTCAAGCACCTGCACAACACCTCAGTCATGGGCAACATCGTCCACGCACAACTCGACatcaaag gtcagcAGAGGATGAAGTACTACGACCTGATCGTTAGTGGGTCGTACACACCTCAGACTGTACCCACAGGAGGAAAAGCCCTGAGCGAGAAGTTTCAGCCCCCTGCTCCAGCGCAGCCCGACACT TCGTCTGATATCAGGCGGAAGCTCTCTACCGATCAGATGCCTGTCCCTCCTCTTGGCAGCACCACTCCATGCTCTGTGGACACCGGATTTCCAGAGCAGCGCCTGGACACACCGCCACCCGCCCTCGGTGGGACGTACACCCCCGGCTCCTCGTGTTCTTCGCAGGGTGGTGGAACCCCGTACACCTCACGCTCTGGAACACCCTTTTCCCAGGATTCAGGATACTCTGGGGGCAG GCACGGAGCGTATGGCAGCGGTTTCCCCGCGCAGGACATGATCCCATCATCTTCTTGCTCTTCGTCTGCCGTTTCGTCCTCGTCCGGGTTCAAGCCTCGCTATTACGACGAGCCTCACGGAGTTCCTCCACAAGATCCCACAGCGTACCAGCGGGGTCGGCCCGGgtttcctcctccacctcctgtCCCCTGTTACCCCCCGTATCACAACGCCGGTGCTGCTGGCACGCACATGCCCCCTCACCCTCACATGCCCCCCTCGGGTTCCCTGTATGAGTCTCCGCCTGTGGCAGAACGAGAGCGGGACAGGGAGCGGGACCGAGACCGggggcagagagacagagacagggagcGAGATAGAGACTCTGGGGCGCGCTACGGAGCGTCTCGACGTTCCTCTTATCACCACCAACAGGACGCGAACTCCTCGTCCAAGTCGTCCTATCATTCGCACCACTCGCACCGGGAGGAGCGGGACAGCAGGTCGTATCGAAGAGACAACTCGGCCTCGAGGGAGCATGGAAGGCATCGAAACCACCACCACTCACACAACCACCACGGGCGGAGGAGGGACAGCAGGGACCGGGAGGGGGGGGATTACCCAAACAGCTCCGACCCACGATACAGAGGACACACCAACTCCAGCCATCGCTCCTCCAACAGCATGTCTCCTCCGCCCGCCTCATACGGAGCATACAATCCGGCTAAAGAGCTGCCGACTCATGACGCTCCGTCTTCGTCCCGTCTGGAGCCGTCTCCCCCCTTCAGGTCAGGAGACAGGGCAAGCGCAAGTAGCGATAACGATTATCGATCCCACCATGCACCGCTACACCCCCCGCCTCCACCTCCACcgcctcctcttcctcctgccTCCGTCATCGCGGCGGCGGTGGCTGAAACTCTGAGCTCGCTAGACTTCGGGCAGGAGAGTCCAGTCCGGGAGGAGCAATGGAGTAAACCCAAACGACGTCCCAGCACCCCACCTCAGCCTCCGCGCACCCCTCCACCCTCTTCCCCGCCCCATGCCTCTGTTCCTTCCTCATCCACATCACCATCCTCCACCTCTTTGCCTCACCACCACCCCTCCTCTACGGCGTCCCTCTCCCCGCCAGACGCGTTGCGAGACTCCTCCTCCCCGGAGCCGGACTCCACCAATGAGAGCCTTCCGTTTGTTCACCACTGCAGCAGTTTGGACTCACGAATTGAGATGCTGTTAAAGGAGCAGAAATCCAAATTCTCCTTCCTCGCCTCCGACGACGAggatgaagaaaagaaagacgaAGGAGCACAAGGAGGCTCAAGAAAGCCGAGGGAAGAGGGTGGAGACAGGGAGATGGACGGAGGACAGCAGAGGAGAATAGACAGGAGGAGCAGGGTGAGAAAACAGACGGCGCCACCAGGGGCAGGAGAAGCTAGGAAAAGTCCCACAGATATGACCTCCTTCGCCGCCTCCGTATCACTGTCAGAGACGGTGCAGGTTCAGCAGGTCCTTGTGCACGAGGAACACCTGGCGTCTGACACGCAGAAGGTTACCGGTGCGCACACACCTCCCACCTACAACGGAGAACAACCG CCGTCCCCTCATTCCTCTGGAGAAGACATGGAGATCTCTGACGAAGATGATGGTGGCGGTGGTGGCATCGCCACAGTAACGCAGCACCACGCCTCGTCATCATCCTCCCCTGCCCCGTCATCTCAGTCGGCCCTGCCCTCTCAGGGCGCAGAACCGTCGTCGGGATCGCCCCCGGACAGCACGCAGCACTTCGGCGCCTCCATGGCGCTCCCTCACATGCCCTCCTACCCTCCGCACCTCCCGCCTCCTCCCCCACCTGGCTTCTCTCTCCAGCCCCCACCTCCTCCCCCGGGCGTGCCCCCTCCCATGCCACATATGGAGCTCCACCCGGAGTACCCCATGGCACCTCACTTGTACGACTACGCCAACTCCGTGGAGCTGATGAGCCAGTACGCAGGCACGTCCTTTCAGATGCAGGCGCACATGCTCAGCCGTCTGCACCAGCTGCGGGAAAAGCACACACCTGGTTCGGAGTACCCGCCCTCTTACCACCTTCACTCTCTGCCCCCTCCCCCACACGCGCCGCACCCCCACCACTCCTACATGGACCAAGACGGAGCTGCAGGGAACCACTACGACCAGGACCACCGCTACATGCCTCCTCACCTGCCCGCGTACTCGTACCCGGACCCTCATGCCTCTCAGCTGCCCCCTCACCATCCCCATGCCATGCCGCCGCCCACCCACTCCCCGTGGCCGCCTCATGTCATACCCCAGCACTACCCCTCCCATTACCCGCCCCCGACATACGGCGCCGTGCCAGGCGTAGACGGCGAACAGTACCCCATGCCCATGATGGTTCAGAACCCTCACGAGGCCACGGTCCAGTTGGTTCTCTCTGCTCTCATAGACGAGATGAAGAACATCATGCAGAGGGACCTAAACCGAAAGATGGTGGAGAACGTTGCCTTCGGAACCTTCGACGAGTGGTGGGAGCGTAAAGAGAGGAAGGCCAAG CCGTTCCAGACGGCGATGAGGGCTGTGTCGGTGGTACGTGAcgaggagaagaaggagaagacaACAACGACGACAACGAGCAGCCGGCCACGCGAACCCTTGATGTCTCTGGTGGACTGGGCCAAGAGCGGAGGCATGGAAGGGTTCTCTCTGCGCGGGGCGCTGCGTCTGCCTTCGTTCAAG GTGAAAAGGAAAGAGCCTCAGGAGCTGGAAGAAGACGAGTCACTGAAGCGAGTCAGACCCTCAACTCCACCAGACGAGGAGGATGAAG ACTTGTATCAGGGTAAAGTGTCGGACAGCACGAGCCGACCTGAGGTGACCCGAGCGGCTGAGAGAGACGCAGGACAGAGGAGGAAAAGACCCAAACGACGTAAACCTTACGACCTGGACAGTGAAGGAGAGGAGACGTCTGATGAGTCGTCTTCAGAAAAG GAGGAGGATGAAGATGATAGCGAAAAGGACGAGTCTGAGG ACGAAGCCCTCAGTGCGGACAGCGATGACGAAAGCCTGTCATCTTCATCCGACAGCTTGTCTTCATCCTCTTCCTCCTCGTCCTCATCTTCGTCTTCAGAtgaggaggacgaggaggagcTGGAGCCGGCGGACGAGAGCGAGGCCCTGGACACGATGGACGAATCAACGATGGACAGCGTCGCCACAGAGAAGGAGAA GGAGAAGGCGAGTGTCGGGGAGACGCCTGCTGCGGCTGTTGCTATGGAGGGTGATGCTGAGGTCAAAACAG AAATTAAGACGGCCCCTGCTTCATCTGGGGATCACCGGCCGCCGTCTCCTTCTTGTCCTCGTCCGTCTTCTCCCATCCTGCCTCCTCTGAAGAAGCGCCGCAAGACCGTGTCCTTCTCCATGGAGGAGAGCGAAACCAAACCCTCCGTCCACGTCCCTGCTGCACCCCTCTccccctcctccacctcctccaccgCTTCTccatctctcctcctctctcctgTTAAATCTCTCCCACCGGATCAGCTCATTTCATCATCACCCACCACGGCCGCCCTAACCCCGTCTGCCAAACCTGCCCCGATGCTCCGCCCTTTTGCTTCGCGCCCAACCAAGGCCACACCCCCGTCAGCCTCGCCCACCTTGGTCCTCACGGTTCCTCCTCCTGTGCGCTCGCTGCGTCCGGAGGAACCCAGGAAACGTTCTCCGTCCCCACAGACCACCCCTGTCAAGTCTCCTTCCAGACGTGGCAAAGAATCCCCGAGAACTCCTCCGACTCCTGTCTGTCTCACAGTCCAGAACCTTCCGCTGGACCATGCCTCTCTGGTCCGGGTGGCCTACGAAGAGCCCGCGCCCATCCCAACTACACCCAATCAGAAAGGGCGTCCACGAGGCAGGCCTCGGACCGTCAGTTCGTCCGCTCCCTCCACGCCCTCGCTGCTGGAGGAGGATGAGTACGATGATGATGAAGACGAGCTTCTGGAGCAGAGACTGAAGCTTAGGGAGCAGCTCGGAGCGTCCAGTCTGCTGCAGCTAGCCTCTGCGCCCACGCCCGATCTTTCCGTGCTGGCCCACGTGGCTGCCGAGATGGACATGGATGATGCCGTCGACTCGGAGGAGACGGAGACATCAGACGAGGCCGAAGAACACAAACTGGACGTTGAAGACACGCAGACTCTCCTGTTGGACCCGGTTGGAATGCTCGTCCTCCAAGAGCACAACTACTCCAAATCCACAGCTCTTCACGTTCCTCCTGTTTCTCCTGCATTCGCTGCTGGAGACAAGAAGAGGACGAAACCGGACGCCGCCGTGTTGCTGCCCACAGACTTTAATCAGCACTGCGTCCAGGAGGCTCCGGAGGAGATCATCGGGGACGCTCGGGCGGACACGCCAGAGCTCTACGGCATGGGGCTCATTGGGGACGAGGCCGGAGATTCGGCCGAGGCGCGTACCTTCAGTCCCGCTTCCAAACGCAGAGGCTCGTTCAAGAGGGAGGAATCCGTGGAGAAAGGGAAGAATAAAAAGAGGACTAAGAAAGATAAAGAGAACGTGGAGCTTCACCCGCCTAAAAAACAGAAGCAGGAGCACGGCAGGAAGCAGAAGAAGGGGAAGTTAGAG GACTTCGCCATGGAGGAGGACGTGGACGTGGAGCAGCTGGAGATGGCTGATCTGTCCAGCACCACCTCCGACACGGCCGACTCGGACTTTGGCGTGGAAGAGCGCCTCGGGTTCGAACGTGAGGAGGTGAGGAAGAGCGAACGTCTCTTCCTGCAGGAAGCCGGAGTCACACCGTCCACCCAGAGGAAGACCGACCTGTCCCCGCCCACTTTGCCGCCCTATCTGTACTCGTACAAGCAGCGCAGCGAGTTCGAGCAGATGACCATCCTGTACGACATCTGGAACACGGGCCTGGACCAGGAGGACATGCGCCTGCTGAAGGTCACGTACGAGAAGCTGCTGCAGGACGACCACAACACGGACTGGCTCAACGACACGCACTGGGTCCCTCACACTA TCACCAACATCCCGAACCCGCGGCGTAAGAAGAAGGCGCCAGGCGGGCAGCTGAGGCAGCACGTCACAGGGTCCGCCCGTAGCGAGGGTTACTACGCCATCAGCCGTAAAGAGAAGGACGTGTATCTGGACCTGGACCTCCCGGAGGCCATGCAGGAAGCCGCGGACTACGACGTGTCG ggttcGAACCGTGTGCTTTCAGAGAGGCGCTCCGAGCAGCGGCGTCTCCTCAGCGCCATCGGCACGCCTGCCGTCATGGACTCGGACCTGCTGAAACTCAACCAGCTCAAG TTCCGCAAGAAAAAACTGCGCTTTGGTCGCAGTCGCATCCACGAGTGGGGTCTGTTCGCCATGGAGCCCATCGCCGCAGACGAGATGGTCATCGAGTACGTGGGTCAGAAGATCAGACAG ATGGTGGCTGATAATCGGGAGAAGCGCTACGCACAGGAGGGCATCGGGAGCAGTTACCTGTTCCGGGTCGATCACGACACCATCATCGACGCCACCAAATGTGGAAACCTGGCTCGCTTCATCAACCACTGCTGCACT CCGAACTGCTACGCGAAGGTGATCACCATCGAGTCCCAGAAGAAGATCGTCATTTACTCCAAACAGGCCATCGCCGTTAACGAGGAAATCACGTACGACTACAAGTTCCCCATTGAGGAGAACAAAATCCCCTGCCTGTGCGGAACGGAGAACTGCAGAGGAACGCTCAACTAA